In Thauera aromatica K172, one DNA window encodes the following:
- a CDS encoding TMEM165/GDT1 family protein: protein MNAFLVSTSIVALAEIGDKTQLLAFLLAAKFRRPWPIVLGIFAATVANHAFAAALGSWLTTLLGPQALRWVLGLSFLAMALWTLIPDKLDEDDTRLPRLGVFGATLVAFFLAEMGDKTQVATVALAAQYQALVAVVLGTTLGMMIANVPAVLLGERIAQRMPVKLVHGIAAALFAALGVATLLGAGAALGF from the coding sequence ATGAACGCCTTTCTCGTTTCCACCTCCATCGTCGCCCTCGCCGAAATCGGCGACAAGACCCAGCTCCTCGCCTTCCTGCTCGCCGCCAAGTTCCGCCGCCCGTGGCCGATCGTGCTCGGCATCTTCGCCGCGACCGTGGCCAACCATGCCTTCGCCGCCGCGCTCGGCAGCTGGCTGACCACGCTGCTGGGGCCGCAGGCCCTGCGCTGGGTGCTCGGCCTGTCCTTCCTCGCGATGGCGCTGTGGACGCTGATTCCGGACAAGCTCGACGAAGACGACACCCGGCTGCCGCGGCTGGGCGTGTTCGGCGCCACGCTGGTGGCATTCTTCCTCGCCGAGATGGGCGACAAGACCCAGGTGGCGACGGTGGCGCTGGCCGCGCAGTACCAGGCGCTGGTCGCGGTGGTGCTCGGAACCACGCTGGGAATGATGATCGCCAACGTGCCCGCGGTGCTGCTCGGCGAGCGCATCGCCCAGCGCATGCCGGTGAAGCTGGTGCATGGGATCGCCGCCGCGCTCTTCGCCGCGCTCGGGGTTGCGACCCTGCTCGGCGCCGGGGCCGCGCTGGGGTTCTGA
- a CDS encoding Fic family protein, giving the protein MRKSDLSPERQTRLEPVPGKPGVFALDSPPIGRLEDFAGRLAASDRMGEALRLLEHLREESARLPQPDLVTRTLIRREAVLSSHIEGTRSELEDLFEYECTLDDSRLPADVRTTLAYVNALEVGLRTVRAEGSAAFQLPFIQTLHRHLMEDDASYRDVPGQLRTVQNWVGGLRIEDARFVPPLPERLQAGLQDLIGNVLDYRPEGVMAMHVLRRAAIGHAQFESLHPFRDGNGRTGRLLIPLQLAAEGYPPLYVAGPLYRNRHEYFDRLLDVQLRSGWQGWMGFFAQAVMVACAEALDTTGALIALRERWRLAVSGQRADSASRRLVELLIGQPVVTAMQVGRQLGVSFPTANHALTTLVRAGILREPGSRRNRIFVADEVIRILEGRSTSPPDRQWPA; this is encoded by the coding sequence GTGCGCAAATCCGACCTCTCTCCCGAGCGCCAGACGCGGCTCGAGCCCGTACCGGGCAAGCCCGGCGTGTTCGCGCTCGACTCACCGCCGATCGGGCGCCTGGAGGACTTTGCAGGGAGGCTCGCAGCCAGCGACCGCATGGGTGAAGCACTGCGCCTGCTGGAACATTTACGCGAAGAAAGCGCCCGGCTGCCACAGCCCGATCTCGTCACCCGCACCCTGATCCGCCGCGAAGCGGTGCTCAGCAGCCATATCGAAGGCACCCGCTCCGAGCTGGAAGACCTGTTCGAATACGAATGCACGCTCGACGACAGCCGCCTGCCCGCCGATGTGCGCACGACGCTCGCTTATGTGAATGCGCTCGAGGTCGGCCTGCGGACCGTGCGGGCCGAGGGCTCAGCCGCCTTCCAGCTTCCCTTCATCCAGACACTCCACCGCCACCTGATGGAGGACGACGCCTCCTATCGGGACGTCCCCGGGCAGCTGCGGACGGTACAGAACTGGGTTGGCGGCCTGCGGATCGAGGACGCCCGCTTCGTGCCCCCCCTTCCCGAGCGCCTGCAGGCCGGTCTCCAGGACCTGATCGGGAACGTGCTGGACTATCGCCCCGAAGGCGTGATGGCAATGCACGTGCTGCGCCGTGCCGCAATCGGGCATGCGCAGTTCGAGAGCCTGCACCCGTTTCGCGATGGCAACGGCCGTACCGGACGCTTGCTGATCCCGCTGCAACTCGCGGCCGAGGGCTACCCCCCGCTCTACGTCGCTGGCCCGCTGTACCGCAATCGTCACGAATACTTCGACCGCCTGCTCGACGTACAGCTGCGCTCGGGCTGGCAGGGCTGGATGGGTTTCTTCGCGCAGGCCGTGATGGTCGCCTGCGCGGAGGCGCTCGACACGACCGGGGCGCTGATCGCGCTACGCGAGCGCTGGCGGCTGGCGGTGTCCGGCCAGCGCGCCGACTCCGCCAGCCGCCGGCTGGTCGAACTCCTGATCGGTCAACCCGTGGTTACGGCGATGCAGGTCGGCCGGCAGCTCGGCGTATCTTTCCCCACCGCCAATCATGCGCTGACGACTCTTGTGCGTGCGGGCATCCTGCGGGAGCCGGGCAGTCGGCGTAACCGGATCTTCGTGGCGGACGAGGTGATCCGCATCCTGGAAGGCCGCTCCACCTCGCCACCGGATCGGCAATGGCCGGCGTAG
- the cysN gene encoding sulfate adenylyltransferase subunit CysN, protein MSAPEHLPEIDNGLLRFLTCGSVDDGKSTLIGRLLFDTKTILADTLNAIEKTSAKRGMSAVDLSLLTDGLQAEREQGITIDVAYRYFSTGRRKYIIADAPGHEQYTRNMVTAASTANLAIILIDARRGVLTQTRRHSYLASLVGIPHLVVAVNKMDLVDYDQAVFERIKADYLAFAAKLGIKDVRFIPISALAGDMIVDRGERLSWYDGPTLLDILENAPAAHTEQAEDFRFPVQFVCRPQDSANPALHDYRGFMGRVESGEIAVGDAVTVLPSGATSRVKAIELGAAALPRAIHEQSVTLLLEDEIDISRGDIIVKSAEAPEPVKQIDATVCWLAEAPLSPARTYLVRHTTREVKAKLAKIDYRLDVNTLEHEAASGLAMNDIARVTLKLAQPIVADRYADNRATGAFIIIDESTNNTVGAGMIG, encoded by the coding sequence ATGTCCGCCCCTGAACACCTGCCCGAGATCGACAACGGCCTGCTGCGCTTTCTGACCTGCGGCAGCGTCGACGACGGCAAGAGCACCCTGATCGGCCGCCTGCTGTTCGACACCAAGACCATCCTCGCCGACACCCTCAACGCGATCGAGAAGACTTCGGCCAAGCGCGGCATGAGCGCGGTCGACCTGTCGCTGCTCACCGACGGCCTGCAGGCCGAGCGCGAGCAGGGCATCACCATCGACGTCGCCTACCGCTACTTCTCCACCGGCCGGCGCAAGTACATCATCGCCGACGCCCCGGGCCACGAGCAGTACACGCGCAACATGGTGACCGCGGCGTCCACCGCCAACCTCGCCATCATCCTGATCGACGCCCGCCGCGGCGTGCTCACCCAGACCCGCCGCCATTCCTACCTGGCAAGCCTGGTCGGCATCCCGCACCTGGTGGTGGCGGTGAACAAGATGGACCTGGTGGACTACGACCAGGCGGTGTTCGAGCGCATCAAGGCCGACTACCTCGCCTTCGCCGCCAAGCTCGGCATCAAGGACGTGCGCTTCATCCCGATCTCGGCGCTGGCCGGCGACATGATCGTCGACCGCGGCGAGCGCCTGTCCTGGTACGACGGCCCCACGCTGCTCGACATCCTCGAAAACGCCCCCGCCGCCCACACCGAGCAGGCCGAGGACTTCCGCTTCCCGGTACAGTTCGTGTGCCGTCCGCAGGACTCGGCCAACCCCGCGCTGCACGACTACCGCGGCTTCATGGGCCGGGTCGAGTCGGGCGAAATCGCCGTCGGCGACGCCGTCACCGTGCTGCCTTCGGGCGCCACCAGCCGGGTGAAGGCGATCGAACTCGGCGCCGCCGCACTGCCGCGTGCGATCCACGAGCAGTCGGTGACCCTGCTGCTGGAAGACGAGATCGACATCTCGCGCGGCGACATCATCGTCAAGTCGGCCGAAGCGCCGGAGCCGGTCAAGCAGATCGACGCCACCGTGTGCTGGCTCGCCGAGGCGCCGCTGTCGCCGGCGCGCACCTACCTCGTGCGCCACACCACCCGCGAAGTGAAGGCCAAGCTGGCGAAAATCGACTATCGGCTGGACGTCAACACCCTCGAACACGAAGCCGCCAGCGGCCTGGCGATGAACGACATCGCCCGCGTCACGCTCAAGCTCGCGCAGCCGATCGTCGCCGACCGCTACGCCGACAACCGTGCCACCGGCGCCTTCATCATCATCGACGAGAGCACCAACAACACCGTCGGCGCCGGCATGATCGGCTGA
- the cysD gene encoding sulfate adenylyltransferase subunit CysD, whose translation MSTLTKQTLSHLDWLEAEAIHILREVAGQCANPVLLFSGGKDSICLLRLAEKAFRPGRFPFPLMHIDTGHNYKEVTDFRDQRASELGERLIVRSVEDSMARGTVVLKHALESRNKHQSVTLLEAIEEFGFDACIGGARRDEEKARAKERIMSFRDEFGQWDPKNQRPELWNLYNARSHKGENIRAFPISNWTELDVWQYIEREQLELPSIYFAHVRPVVRKNGLLQPVTEVTPAKDGDVVENIRVRFRTVGDITCTAPVESDADTVDKILAETATTTITERGATRMDDQTSEASMEQRKKEGYF comes from the coding sequence ATGTCCACGCTGACCAAACAGACGCTGTCCCATCTCGACTGGCTCGAAGCCGAAGCCATCCACATCCTGCGCGAAGTCGCCGGCCAGTGCGCCAACCCGGTGCTGCTGTTCTCCGGCGGCAAGGATTCGATCTGCCTGCTGCGCCTGGCCGAGAAGGCCTTCCGCCCGGGCCGTTTCCCCTTCCCCCTGATGCACATCGACACCGGCCACAACTACAAGGAAGTGACCGACTTCCGCGACCAGCGCGCTTCTGAACTGGGCGAGCGCCTGATCGTGCGCTCGGTGGAAGACTCGATGGCGCGCGGCACAGTGGTGCTCAAGCATGCGCTGGAGAGCCGCAACAAGCACCAGTCGGTGACCCTGCTCGAAGCGATCGAGGAGTTCGGCTTCGATGCCTGCATCGGCGGCGCGCGGCGCGACGAGGAAAAGGCGCGGGCGAAGGAGCGGATCATGAGTTTCCGCGACGAGTTCGGCCAGTGGGACCCGAAGAACCAGCGCCCCGAGCTGTGGAACCTGTACAACGCGCGCAGCCACAAGGGCGAGAACATCCGCGCCTTCCCGATCAGCAACTGGACCGAACTCGACGTCTGGCAATACATCGAGCGCGAGCAGCTCGAGCTGCCGTCGATCTACTTCGCCCACGTCCGCCCGGTGGTGAGGAAGAACGGCCTGCTCCAGCCGGTGACCGAGGTCACCCCGGCGAAGGACGGCGACGTGGTGGAAAACATCCGCGTGCGCTTCCGCACCGTCGGCGACATCACCTGCACGGCGCCGGTCGAATCCGACGCCGACACGGTGGACAAGATCCTCGCCGAGACCGCGACCACGACGATCACCGAGCGCGGCGCGACGCGGATGGACGACCAGACTTCCGAAGCGTCGATGGAGCAGCGCAAAAAAGAAGGCTACTTCTGA
- a CDS encoding phosphoadenylyl-sulfate reductase encodes MNSGVSALRPPAANPATRPQLSAELRAAVDAKATAALALLRTAVAEFGAGGELAFANSFGAEDMVLTDLILANALPIEIFSLDTGRLPAETYSLIGAVERRYGTKLKIYFPDAGAVEHYVRSHGINAFYDSVELRKACCAVRKMEPLRRALAGKKAWITGLRAAQSVTRSGLPVREFDAGNGLDKLNPLSDWSETEVWAYIRTHDLPYNALHDQFYPSIGCAPCTRAIALGEDVRAGRWWWEDPASKECGLHVKKG; translated from the coding sequence ATGAACTCCGGCGTCTCCGCGCTGCGTCCGCCCGCGGCCAACCCGGCCACCCGCCCGCAGCTGAGCGCCGAACTGCGCGCCGCCGTCGATGCCAAAGCCACCGCCGCGCTCGCCCTGCTGCGCACGGCGGTGGCCGAATTCGGCGCCGGCGGCGAACTCGCTTTCGCCAACAGCTTCGGCGCCGAAGACATGGTGCTGACCGACCTGATCCTCGCCAACGCGCTGCCGATCGAGATCTTCTCGCTCGACACTGGGCGCCTGCCGGCCGAAACCTACTCCCTGATCGGCGCGGTCGAGCGACGCTACGGCACGAAGCTGAAAATCTACTTCCCCGACGCCGGCGCGGTTGAGCACTACGTCCGCAGCCACGGCATCAACGCTTTCTACGACTCGGTCGAGCTGCGCAAGGCGTGCTGCGCAGTGCGCAAGATGGAGCCGCTGCGCCGCGCCCTGGCGGGCAAGAAGGCCTGGATCACCGGTCTGCGCGCAGCGCAATCGGTGACCCGCAGCGGCCTGCCGGTGCGCGAGTTCGACGCCGGCAACGGCCTCGACAAGCTCAACCCGCTGTCGGACTGGAGCGAGACCGAGGTCTGGGCCTATATCCGCACCCATGACCTTCCTTACAATGCGCTCCACGACCAGTTCTACCCCAGCATCGGCTGCGCCCCGTGCACCCGCGCCATCGCCCTCGGCGAGGACGTGCGCGCCGGGCGCTGGTGGTGGGAAGATCCGGCCAGCAAGGAATGCGGCCTTCACGTCAAGAAGGGCTGA
- a CDS encoding DUF934 domain-containing protein has product MSDKIIKNGRIVTDERRLVVLAEGEAAADIAVPAGPVLVPLAVWQARRDALLARAQGGELGVWLAAGEDVAALADDLDTLTVIALQFPKFTDGRSYSAATVLRTRYGYRGELRAIGEVLRDQFNYLTRCGFDALQPRPGRYTDEQLAAAVASIGDFSQPYQRSVQDPLPLFRRVERSAPPQVQR; this is encoded by the coding sequence ATGTCTGACAAGATCATCAAGAACGGCCGCATCGTCACCGACGAGCGCCGGCTCGTCGTTCTCGCCGAAGGCGAAGCCGCAGCCGACATCGCCGTGCCCGCCGGTCCGGTACTGGTGCCGCTGGCGGTGTGGCAGGCGCGCCGCGACGCGCTGCTGGCGCGCGCGCAAGGCGGCGAGCTGGGCGTCTGGCTGGCCGCCGGCGAAGACGTCGCCGCGCTCGCCGACGACCTCGACACCCTGACCGTGATCGCCCTCCAGTTCCCGAAATTCACCGACGGCCGCAGCTACTCGGCCGCCACCGTGCTGCGCACCCGCTACGGCTACCGCGGCGAGCTGCGCGCGATCGGCGAAGTGCTGCGCGACCAGTTCAACTACCTCACCCGCTGCGGCTTCGACGCCCTGCAGCCGCGCCCCGGGCGCTACACCGACGAACAGCTCGCCGCCGCGGTCGCCAGCATCGGCGACTTCAGCCAGCCCTACCAGCGCTCGGTACAGGATCCGCTGCCGCTGTTCCGCCGCGTCGAGCGCAGCGCTCCGCCCCAGGTGCAACGATGA
- a CDS encoding nitrite/sulfite reductase: MYQYDEHDQRLLDERVAQFRDQTQRYFAGELSDDEFRPLRLQNGLYIQRHAPMYRISVPYGNLASRQLRMLAHLARTYDRGYAHFTTRTNVQFNWSPLEAIPEMHAQLASVQMHSNQTSGNDIRNITADPFAGVAADEIADPRPFAEILRQWSTYNPEFAYLPRKFKIAFNSAREDRVVLRVYDIGLDLIKNGAGELGFRVLVGGGLGRTPILGEEIAAFVPWPHLITYCEAILRVYNRYGRRDNIWKARIKILVKALGVAEFRRLVEEEWAQAKDGPSTVTEAELARVAAHFAPPPYETLAARDSGFEARLAENKAFAAWAGRSVRAHRQPGYASVVLSLKKTGVAPGDISAEQLDLVADWADRFSFGEARMTHEQNVALADVRQADLFELWQLAREAGLATPNIGLLTDIICCPGGDFCALANARSIPIAAAIQQRFDDLDYLHDIGEIDINISGCMNSCGHHHVGHIGILGVDKNNQEWYQITLGGTQGNATALGKVIGPSFAHDEVVGVIEQLIQTYLELRHADERFIDTVHRVGIDPFKDRVYAERQPQRNPAHV; this comes from the coding sequence ATGTACCAGTACGACGAACACGACCAGCGCCTCCTCGACGAGCGGGTCGCCCAGTTCCGCGATCAGACCCAGCGCTATTTCGCCGGCGAACTGAGCGACGACGAGTTCCGCCCGCTGCGCCTCCAGAACGGCCTCTACATCCAGCGCCACGCGCCGATGTACCGCATCTCGGTGCCCTACGGCAACCTCGCCAGCCGCCAGTTGCGCATGCTCGCCCACCTCGCGCGCACCTACGACCGCGGCTACGCCCACTTCACCACGCGCACCAACGTCCAGTTCAACTGGTCGCCCCTGGAAGCCATTCCCGAAATGCACGCCCAGCTCGCCAGCGTGCAGATGCATTCCAACCAGACCTCGGGCAACGACATCCGCAACATCACCGCCGATCCGTTCGCCGGCGTCGCCGCCGACGAGATCGCCGACCCCCGCCCGTTCGCCGAGATCCTGCGCCAGTGGTCGACCTACAACCCGGAGTTCGCCTACCTTCCGCGCAAGTTCAAGATCGCCTTCAACAGCGCGCGCGAAGACCGCGTGGTCCTCCGCGTCTATGACATCGGCCTCGACCTGATCAAGAACGGCGCCGGCGAACTGGGCTTCCGGGTGCTGGTCGGCGGCGGCCTCGGGCGCACCCCGATCCTCGGCGAGGAAATCGCCGCGTTCGTGCCGTGGCCGCACCTGATCACCTACTGCGAGGCGATCCTGCGCGTCTATAACCGCTACGGCCGCCGCGACAACATCTGGAAGGCGCGGATCAAGATCCTGGTGAAGGCGCTCGGCGTCGCCGAATTCCGCCGCCTGGTCGAAGAGGAATGGGCCCAGGCCAAGGACGGCCCCAGCACCGTGACCGAAGCCGAGCTCGCGCGCGTCGCCGCGCACTTCGCCCCGCCGCCGTATGAGACCCTGGCCGCGCGCGACTCCGGCTTCGAAGCCCGGCTCGCCGAAAACAAGGCCTTCGCCGCCTGGGCCGGGCGCAGCGTGCGCGCCCACCGCCAGCCCGGCTACGCCTCGGTGGTCCTGTCGCTGAAGAAGACCGGCGTCGCCCCGGGCGACATCAGCGCCGAGCAGCTCGACCTCGTCGCCGACTGGGCCGACCGCTTCAGCTTCGGCGAAGCGCGCATGACCCACGAGCAGAACGTGGCGCTCGCCGACGTCCGCCAGGCCGACCTCTTCGAACTGTGGCAGCTCGCCCGCGAGGCCGGACTGGCGACGCCCAACATCGGCCTCCTGACCGACATCATCTGCTGCCCCGGAGGCGACTTCTGTGCGCTCGCCAACGCCCGCTCGATTCCGATCGCGGCGGCGATCCAGCAGCGCTTCGACGACCTCGACTACCTCCACGACATCGGCGAGATCGACATCAACATCTCCGGCTGCATGAACTCCTGCGGCCACCACCACGTCGGCCACATCGGCATTCTCGGCGTCGACAAGAACAACCAGGAGTGGTACCAGATCACCCTCGGCGGCACCCAGGGCAACGCCACCGCGCTCGGCAAGGTGATCGGCCCATCCTTCGCCCACGACGAAGTGGTCGGCGTCATCGAGCAGCTGATCCAGACCTATCTCGAACTGCGTCATGCAGACGAGCGCTTCATCGACACCGTCCATCGCGTCGGCATCGACCCCTTCAAGGACCGCGTCTATGCCGAGCGCCAGCCGCAAAGGAACCCCGCCCATGTCTGA
- a CDS encoding sulfite exporter TauE/SafE family protein, translated as MEFAYTIAGFAVGAIVGLTGVGGGSLMTPLLVLLFGIHPSVAVGTDLLYAAITKTGGTLAHGLKGTVDWKITRLLAAGSLPAAALTLVLVGRFAPGGIDGTASLIKVALGFALLLTAVALILRRHIQAFALARFGGTPNPARTARLTVLTGAVLGVLVSISSVGAGALGVTALFFLYPTMPALRIVGSDIAHAVPLTAVAGLGHWFLGSVDWLLLGSLLVGSLPGIWLGTHISTRIPDRVLRPILATMLVLVGAKLISH; from the coding sequence ATGGAATTCGCTTACACCATCGCCGGTTTCGCCGTAGGCGCCATCGTCGGCCTGACCGGCGTCGGCGGCGGCTCGCTGATGACGCCGCTGCTGGTGCTGCTGTTCGGCATCCACCCCTCGGTGGCGGTCGGCACCGATCTGCTCTACGCCGCGATCACCAAGACCGGCGGCACCCTCGCGCACGGTCTCAAGGGCACGGTGGACTGGAAGATCACCCGCCTCCTCGCCGCCGGCAGCCTGCCCGCCGCGGCCCTGACCCTGGTGCTGGTCGGGCGCTTCGCCCCCGGCGGCATCGACGGCACCGCCAGCCTGATCAAGGTGGCGCTCGGTTTCGCCCTGCTCCTGACCGCGGTCGCGCTGATCTTACGCAGGCACATCCAGGCCTTCGCCCTGGCGCGCTTCGGCGGGACCCCGAACCCGGCGCGCACCGCCCGGCTCACCGTGCTCACCGGGGCGGTGCTCGGCGTGCTGGTGTCGATCTCCTCGGTCGGCGCCGGCGCCCTCGGCGTCACCGCCCTGTTCTTTCTCTACCCGACGATGCCTGCGCTGCGCATCGTCGGCTCCGACATCGCCCACGCGGTGCCGCTGACCGCGGTCGCCGGGCTCGGCCACTGGTTCCTCGGCAGCGTAGACTGGCTGCTGCTGGGCAGCCTGCTGGTCGGCTCGCTGCCCGGAATCTGGCTCGGCACCCACATCTCGACCCGCATCCCGGACCGCGTGCTGCGTCCGATCCTGGCCACGATGCTGGTGCTGGTCGGCGCCAAGCTGATCAGCCACTGA